In one window of Mobiluncus massiliensis DNA:
- a CDS encoding FtsW/RodA/SpoVE family cell cycle protein produces the protein MATIVQYPARSGRRSELFLLILAILVGVGAYLSIMVSHPEAPQVWYWYCAAIAVGGIALHVAMRFLAPYADPVIMPVALALNGIGLAMISRLDLYYQQRADTTGSTAVRNAMLTQVNNERQVIFMVGSIAVVILTLLVFQDHRSLRKFAWPSLVVAILLMLSTKIPGLGQTVNGADISLRILGFTIQPNEFAKILLAIFFAGYLEYRRDSLAIAGKKLGFIQLPRWRDLLPILVVWAAVMGLLVLQKDLGVALLLFAIFVAVLYVATDRPSWIIFGGVLMIPMAVVAYLSFSHVQDRVTNWLHALDLEVANPDRVGGSWQLVNALFGMAYGGLTGTGWGLGRPGQTPLANSDFIVSSVAEEIGLTGMLAVMLLYLILVLRGLRAAMGVRDGFGKLLATALAFGIGAQLFIVAGGVTRLIPSTGLTAPFLAAGGVSSVANWLAVAILLRISDSARRPVPSNGTGGFRLTSGGSGDSGDSAGAAGGALDYAATERVVMPQ, from the coding sequence ATGGCTACCATCGTGCAGTATCCTGCCAGATCTGGGCGTCGCTCCGAACTGTTCTTGCTCATTCTGGCAATCTTGGTCGGGGTCGGAGCCTATCTTTCCATCATGGTTTCCCACCCGGAGGCTCCCCAGGTTTGGTACTGGTATTGCGCGGCAATCGCCGTGGGGGGAATCGCGCTACACGTGGCGATGCGGTTTTTGGCTCCCTACGCCGATCCGGTCATTATGCCGGTGGCTTTGGCGTTAAACGGGATTGGTTTGGCGATGATTTCCCGCCTGGACCTGTACTATCAGCAACGCGCCGATACCACCGGTTCCACTGCGGTGCGTAACGCCATGTTGACCCAGGTCAACAACGAACGCCAAGTCATTTTCATGGTCGGTTCCATCGCGGTGGTAATCCTGACCCTACTGGTGTTTCAGGATCATCGTAGCCTGCGAAAGTTTGCCTGGCCCTCCCTGGTCGTGGCCATTTTACTGATGCTTTCCACCAAGATTCCAGGACTGGGACAAACCGTCAACGGTGCCGATATTTCCTTGCGGATTTTGGGATTCACGATTCAACCCAATGAATTTGCCAAGATTTTGCTGGCGATTTTCTTTGCCGGCTATCTGGAATACCGCCGGGATTCCCTGGCCATTGCCGGGAAAAAGCTCGGTTTCATTCAACTGCCCCGGTGGCGCGACCTGCTACCGATTCTGGTCGTGTGGGCAGCGGTGATGGGCCTGTTGGTACTGCAAAAGGACCTGGGGGTGGCGCTACTGCTGTTCGCTATCTTTGTTGCCGTACTCTATGTCGCAACGGACCGCCCCTCCTGGATTATTTTCGGCGGAGTGTTGATGATACCGATGGCTGTCGTGGCCTATCTGTCCTTTTCCCACGTGCAAGACCGGGTGACGAACTGGTTGCACGCTTTGGATCTGGAGGTCGCGAACCCGGACCGGGTCGGCGGTTCTTGGCAACTGGTCAATGCCCTGTTCGGGATGGCCTACGGCGGTTTGACCGGAACCGGATGGGGGTTAGGCAGGCCGGGTCAAACCCCTCTGGCAAACTCGGATTTCATTGTGTCCTCCGTCGCTGAGGAAATCGGTTTGACCGGCATGTTGGCCGTGATGCTGCTGTACTTGATTCTGGTACTGCGCGGTTTGCGAGCCGCGATGGGGGTGCGTGACGGTTTCGGGAAACTGCTGGCCACCGCTTTGGCTTTCGGCATCGGGGCGCAGCTGTTTATCGTGGCGGGAGGCGTGACCCGCCTCATTCCCTCCACCGGTTTGACCGCCCCGTTCCTGGCCGCAGGGGGCGTTTCTTCTGTCGCCAACTGGTTAGCGGTAGCAATTCTGCTGCGGATTTCCGATTCGGCACGTCGACCAGTTCCTTCCAATGGAACCGGTGGTTTTAGGTTGACGTCTGGAGGTTCCGGCGACTCGGGAGATTCTGCGGGGGCAGCCGGAGGAGCTCTCGATTACGCCGCCACCGAAAGAGTGGTGATGCCTCAATGA
- a CDS encoding penicillin-binding protein 2 translates to MNAQIRRLAVALIVMIVALMGALTYQQFFFAPTLNAHPLNRRVTDAYWNQERGKIVTGDGALVLAQSLPVGNGPEVTYARNYPQGAKYAHITGYFPAAIRGQMTDLEKAAEPILSGKADSQWMQRLQDLFTGAQPQAGNVSLTINPAVQDAMTAALSGKTGAAVALNPKTGEILGMASSPAFDPNALSGPDGNALQNTYNALIADPQKPLLNRAISELYPPGSTFKIVTTAALLSHGTVAADTIVDAPDTLDLPGTDVKLRNFAGESCGNGQVPLHQAFALSCNTPFAALGMQLGGEPLQAQAKAFGFGTVPNVPLTGVASEFPPPEAPSFLANAAIGQQSVRVTPLQMAMVASAIANDGKTMTPYLINQELSSDFQVLKQYAPQVLSQAVSPEIAASIRQMMVEVVQSGTGKAAGIPGLNVAGKTGTAETGVGHGLDHWFVGFAPAENPRIAVAIVVEDPQGIRGTGGTVAAPLARSILQAGVSQ, encoded by the coding sequence ATGAACGCTCAGATTCGCCGTTTAGCGGTTGCCCTGATTGTCATGATTGTGGCATTAATGGGGGCGTTAACGTATCAGCAGTTCTTTTTCGCTCCGACCCTGAACGCACACCCCCTGAACCGGCGCGTCACCGATGCCTACTGGAACCAGGAGCGCGGCAAAATCGTGACCGGGGACGGTGCCCTGGTACTGGCTCAGTCGCTGCCCGTGGGAAACGGGCCGGAAGTGACCTACGCCCGGAATTATCCCCAGGGCGCGAAATACGCCCATATTACGGGATACTTCCCGGCGGCGATTCGCGGCCAGATGACAGATTTGGAAAAGGCCGCTGAACCGATTTTGTCTGGCAAGGCGGATTCCCAATGGATGCAGCGCCTCCAAGACCTGTTTACCGGCGCCCAGCCGCAGGCCGGGAATGTGTCACTAACCATCAATCCGGCAGTCCAGGACGCGATGACCGCGGCGTTGTCCGGGAAAACCGGCGCCGCCGTGGCGCTAAACCCGAAAACGGGAGAAATCCTGGGAATGGCGTCCTCCCCCGCTTTTGACCCCAACGCCTTGAGCGGCCCGGACGGCAACGCCCTGCAAAATACCTACAACGCTTTGATCGCCGACCCACAAAAACCCCTGCTAAACAGGGCAATCAGTGAACTTTATCCCCCCGGTTCGACGTTTAAGATTGTGACCACTGCGGCTCTGCTGTCTCACGGGACAGTTGCCGCGGATACGATTGTGGATGCGCCCGATACGCTGGATTTGCCGGGCACCGATGTGAAACTCCGAAACTTTGCCGGGGAATCTTGCGGAAACGGCCAGGTGCCGTTGCATCAAGCCTTCGCCCTGTCCTGTAACACCCCGTTTGCGGCATTGGGAATGCAGTTGGGCGGCGAGCCTCTACAGGCCCAGGCCAAAGCCTTTGGTTTCGGCACCGTCCCGAACGTGCCGCTGACCGGGGTAGCTTCCGAATTCCCTCCCCCGGAAGCGCCGTCTTTCCTGGCGAACGCCGCGATTGGGCAGCAGTCCGTGCGGGTGACGCCCCTGCAGATGGCGATGGTGGCCAGCGCTATCGCTAATGACGGAAAAACTATGACTCCCTACCTGATTAATCAGGAACTGTCCTCCGATTTCCAGGTCCTCAAACAGTATGCTCCTCAGGTTTTGAGCCAGGCGGTGTCGCCGGAAATTGCCGCCAGTATCCGCCAGATGATGGTGGAAGTTGTCCAGTCCGGAACCGGCAAGGCTGCCGGCATTCCCGGCCTGAACGTGGCGGGTAAAACCGGAACTGCCGAAACAGGGGTGGGGCACGGCCTTGACCATTGGTTTGTAGGGTTTGCCCCAGCGGAAAACCCACGTATTGCCGTAGCAATTGTGGTGGAGGATCCGCAGGGAATACGCGGCACCGGCGGAACCGTGGCTGCCCCATTGGCTCGCAGCATTTTGCAGGCAGGAGTGAGCCAATGA
- a CDS encoding serine/threonine protein kinase, whose translation MIGANTVLNDRYRLVSILATGGMGVIWRGWDKRSQNVVAVKVLKEELIGQATFLARLRAEATNAARLHHPNLAAVFDWGETDGQGWIVMELVEGRPLSDILAGGQILTWEQLAPILIQIANGLQASHEGHVIHRDVKPSNILVSDKGVAKLTDFGISLAPRAEALTAAGMVMGTAQYLPPEQAMGETATALGDIYALGVIAYEALAGKRPFTGPTQVDIAMSHVKDPVPPLPETVNSQVAALIYQMLEKDPRLRPQSAKQLAEAVQALWHGTVPLSFTPRMSFSRNLADAPPTAQMPVAQVDEKPEDTSPESSAANTPAVSASPTKPAVSAPPAKPAASPSPDTPAQSSAAPVDPAPLSPHATPAKPDATASAAGLHQDGSTPPASANPETSAPPLRPDFHRVKPAQPAAIPVGSQAIPPQRHEEMMRYLEAKPLPQPETGSKRKLVVALVITAVVLIALIFGLATTLRTGASTGNLESGLTVTAVAAPASSPVEEENLESV comes from the coding sequence ATGATTGGGGCAAATACGGTACTGAACGACCGTTATCGCCTGGTGTCCATCCTGGCAACCGGAGGAATGGGCGTGATTTGGCGCGGTTGGGACAAACGCAGCCAAAATGTCGTCGCGGTGAAAGTGCTGAAAGAAGAACTCATCGGTCAGGCGACCTTCCTGGCCCGTTTACGTGCTGAAGCTACCAACGCTGCCCGCCTGCATCATCCCAACCTCGCCGCCGTTTTTGACTGGGGCGAAACAGATGGCCAAGGCTGGATTGTGATGGAGCTGGTGGAGGGACGTCCCCTGTCGGACATTCTGGCGGGAGGCCAGATTTTGACTTGGGAACAGCTCGCTCCCATCCTCATCCAAATCGCTAACGGCCTGCAGGCTTCCCACGAAGGACACGTCATTCACCGCGATGTGAAGCCTTCAAATATTCTGGTTTCCGACAAGGGCGTGGCGAAACTGACGGACTTCGGGATTTCGTTGGCTCCGCGCGCCGAAGCCCTGACCGCGGCCGGGATGGTGATGGGTACCGCCCAGTACCTGCCGCCCGAACAGGCGATGGGTGAAACCGCGACCGCCTTGGGCGATATTTATGCGCTGGGGGTCATCGCCTATGAAGCCTTGGCCGGAAAACGTCCGTTTACGGGGCCGACCCAGGTCGACATCGCGATGTCGCACGTAAAAGACCCGGTTCCGCCCCTTCCTGAAACCGTAAATTCCCAGGTGGCGGCCTTGATTTACCAGATGTTGGAAAAAGACCCGCGGCTGCGCCCACAATCGGCGAAACAGCTCGCTGAAGCGGTTCAGGCGCTGTGGCACGGCACGGTGCCGCTGTCGTTTACTCCGCGCATGAGTTTTTCACGCAATCTGGCCGACGCTCCCCCCACAGCCCAGATGCCCGTGGCGCAGGTCGACGAAAAGCCGGAAGATACTTCACCGGAGTCCTCCGCTGCAAACACACCCGCCGTATCTGCCTCTCCGACCAAACCTGCGGTGTCCGCGCCCCCGGCCAAACCTGCGGCGTCCCCGTCCCCGGACACCCCCGCACAATCATCTGCTGCGCCGGTAGACCCGGCACCGCTGTCCCCTCACGCGACCCCGGCCAAACCTGACGCGACTGCCTCCGCGGCCGGGCTGCACCAGGACGGCTCGACACCGCCCGCCTCAGCGAACCCGGAGACATCTGCCCCACCCTTGCGACCCGATTTTCATCGAGTAAAACCGGCCCAACCAGCCGCTATACCGGTGGGTTCCCAGGCGATTCCACCGCAGCGTCACGAGGAAATGATGCGCTACCTGGAAGCCAAACCGCTGCCCCAGCCGGAAACGGGATCGAAACGAAAACTTGTTGTTGCATTAGTCATCACCGCCGTGGTGTTGATAGCGTTGATTTTTGGGTTGGCAACCACCCTGCGTACCGGGGCCTCAACCGGTAACCTTGAATCGGGCTTGACCGTAACGGCGGTTGCAGCCCCAGCCAGCTCGCCAGTAGAGGAGGAAAACCTTGAGTCAGTCTGA
- the pknB gene encoding Stk1 family PASTA domain-containing Ser/Thr kinase, translating to MSQSDRIIGGRYEISQLIGRGGMAEVHIGTDTRLNRIVAIKILRQDLARDPVFQARFRREAQSAANLNHPAIVAVYDTGEETITASDGAEIKVPYIVMEYVEGHTVRELLTDGNPVPLEEAVEIVSGVLDALEYAHHQNLVHRDIKPGNVMITTTGKIKVMDFGIARALSDSQATMTQTDAVVGTAQYLSPEQARGEQVDARSDLYSAGCLLFELLTGQPPFKGDSAVAVAFQHVSQLPPLPSSIAPDIPESLDRVVMKALAKDREERYPDAAHMRADLQASLRGGSVAAPATSTWTAPLAGDATGAATTVLPPVNQGYASSYGTSRSNAMSAAGQTTQTLEATDPTQNHRGKPNKKPLIIVIVLLAILAVLGLGYWLVFSGDKPTDEMVEIPSLDGMNQEEASTAITDAGLVFRLGRGVSSEDIPEGIFVKSDPAVGTKVAKGSKVFVSLSTGPGDASVPSLAGLTQEQARKALEAEGLEVGSITTADSGTIDKDKVIKSNPAEGEAVKKGDSVDLEVASGNFRIPQDLVGGTKEALQQFVDANRVRLTITEKEDSSVEPGTVLSLDKAGQLVGLDTSMTAVVAIAPKEPTPPDTSTDSPSSPAETSSHSPEAPSV from the coding sequence TTGAGTCAGTCTGACCGGATCATCGGCGGGCGCTACGAAATTAGCCAGCTCATTGGACGCGGCGGTATGGCTGAAGTCCATATCGGTACTGACACGCGCCTGAACCGGATTGTAGCGATTAAAATTTTGCGCCAGGACTTGGCCCGCGACCCCGTCTTTCAGGCACGTTTTCGCCGTGAAGCCCAATCAGCCGCCAATTTGAACCATCCCGCTATCGTGGCTGTCTATGACACTGGTGAAGAAACCATCACCGCTTCTGACGGCGCCGAGATAAAGGTGCCTTACATCGTCATGGAGTACGTGGAAGGCCACACGGTGCGGGAGCTGTTGACGGACGGCAATCCGGTTCCGCTGGAAGAAGCGGTCGAAATCGTTTCCGGTGTCCTGGACGCGTTGGAGTATGCCCATCATCAAAACTTGGTACACCGCGACATTAAGCCCGGCAATGTGATGATTACCACGACCGGGAAAATCAAGGTGATGGACTTTGGGATTGCCCGCGCCCTGTCCGATTCCCAAGCCACCATGACACAAACCGATGCGGTGGTGGGTACCGCCCAATATCTTTCTCCCGAACAGGCTCGCGGCGAACAGGTTGATGCCCGTTCTGACCTGTATTCCGCAGGGTGTTTGCTGTTTGAGCTGCTGACCGGCCAGCCCCCGTTTAAGGGTGATTCGGCTGTGGCGGTCGCGTTCCAGCATGTTTCGCAGCTGCCGCCACTGCCTTCCTCGATTGCCCCCGACATTCCGGAATCTTTGGACCGCGTGGTGATGAAAGCGTTGGCGAAAGACCGTGAAGAGCGCTATCCCGATGCCGCTCATATGCGTGCTGACCTGCAGGCTTCCCTGCGTGGAGGAAGCGTGGCGGCTCCCGCCACCTCAACCTGGACGGCCCCTCTAGCCGGTGATGCTACCGGCGCCGCAACCACGGTACTCCCGCCGGTGAACCAGGGGTACGCCTCTAGCTACGGGACTTCCCGATCTAACGCCATGTCTGCCGCGGGACAGACCACCCAAACTTTGGAAGCCACAGATCCGACCCAGAACCATCGCGGTAAGCCCAACAAGAAACCGCTGATTATTGTCATCGTGCTGCTGGCAATTTTAGCGGTTTTAGGCCTCGGATATTGGCTGGTTTTCAGCGGAGACAAGCCGACCGATGAGATGGTCGAGATTCCTTCTCTGGACGGCATGAACCAGGAGGAAGCCTCCACCGCGATTACCGATGCGGGACTGGTGTTCCGCCTGGGTCGCGGGGTCAGTTCCGAGGATATTCCGGAAGGTATTTTTGTTAAATCCGATCCGGCGGTGGGGACGAAGGTCGCCAAAGGTTCCAAGGTGTTCGTCTCGCTTTCTACCGGTCCGGGCGATGCCAGTGTGCCCTCGCTGGCCGGGCTGACCCAGGAACAGGCTCGGAAGGCTTTAGAGGCGGAAGGATTAGAGGTTGGCAGCATTACGACCGCTGATTCGGGCACGATAGACAAAGACAAAGTCATTAAATCCAACCCCGCCGAGGGCGAAGCGGTTAAGAAAGGCGACTCGGTCGACCTGGAGGTGGCCTCCGGTAACTTCCGGATTCCCCAAGACTTGGTGGGAGGCACCAAGGAGGCTCTTCAACAGTTTGTGGATGCGAACCGGGTGCGTTTGACGATTACCGAAAAGGAAGATTCCTCGGTCGAACCGGGTACCGTGTTGTCTTTGGACAAGGCGGGGCAGTTGGTCGGGCTGGATACGTCCATGACCGCGGTGGTGGCGATTGCTCCAAAGGAACCTACGCCACCGGATACTTCGACTGACTCTCCGAGCTCTCCTGCAGAGACTTCCTCGCACTCCCCTGAAGCGCCCTCTGTCTAG